From Melanotaenia boesemani isolate fMelBoe1 chromosome 12, fMelBoe1.pri, whole genome shotgun sequence, a single genomic window includes:
- the LOC121650040 gene encoding CD209 antigen-like protein C isoform X1, whose amino-acid sequence MEEIYENVAFDKHACPAPATDPRGSSSSKRRVYLAVILCLGVLSVCLLAGLIVLGVRHHISGEMAADPFANQDHLSEHLQANKDILSSLTEERNQLKANLSKLTEEMNKLKHLSTQKKTCPAGWRTFSCSCYILSTTSGSWDQGREDCRGRGGDLVVIDSDEEQKFLSEFTKELCWIGLNDKETEGTWRWVDGSPLNLTFWASEQPDNGNDDPKWGEEDCVHIRTHDSTLWNDLSCADSLQWICEKFPM is encoded by the exons ATGGAAGAAATATATGAAAACGTTGCCTTTGACAAACATGCCTGCCCAGCTCCTGCAACAGATCCCAGAG GCTCCAGCAGCTCTAAAAGGAGGGTTTATTTGGCTGTTATTCTCTGTCTGGGAGTCCTGAGTGTTTGCCTGCTGGCTGGACTCATCGTCCTTGGTGTCCGTC ATCATATCTCGGGTGAGATGGCTGCAGATCCCTTCGCCAACCAAGACCATCTGAGTGAGCATCTTCAGGCCAATAAGGACATTCTGTCCTCCCTAACAGAAGAGAGAAACCAGCTAAAAGCCAACCTCAGTAAACTAACTGAAGAAATGAACAAGCTTAAACATTTGTCCACACAAA AGAAAACATGTCCTGCAGGATGGAGGACGTTCAGCTGTTCTTGTTACATCCTTTCTACAACATCTGGTTCCTGGGATCAAGGCAGAGAAGACtgcagaggcagaggaggagatcTGGTGGTGATAGACAGCGATGAAGAACAG AAATTTCTCTCTGAATTCACCAAAGAACTCTGCTGGATTGgtttaaatgacaaagaaacagAAGGGACCTggagatgggtggatggaagtCCCTTGAATCTGAC gttcTGGGCAAGTGAACAACCAGACAATGGCAATGACGACCCAAAGTGGGGTGAAGAGGACTGTGTACATATCAGGACACATGACAGCACACTTTGGAATGATTTATCATGTGCAGATTCTTTGCAGTGGATCTGTGAAAAGTTTCCAATGTAG
- the LOC121650040 gene encoding CD209 antigen-like protein A isoform X2 has translation MEEIYENVAFDKHACPAPATDPRGSSSSKRRVYLAVILCLGVLSVCLLAGLIVLGVRHHISGEMAADPFANQDHLKKTCPAGWRTFSCSCYILSTTSGSWDQGREDCRGRGGDLVVIDSDEEQKFLSEFTKELCWIGLNDKETEGTWRWVDGSPLNLTFWASEQPDNGNDDPKWGEEDCVHIRTHDSTLWNDLSCADSLQWICEKFPM, from the exons ATGGAAGAAATATATGAAAACGTTGCCTTTGACAAACATGCCTGCCCAGCTCCTGCAACAGATCCCAGAG GCTCCAGCAGCTCTAAAAGGAGGGTTTATTTGGCTGTTATTCTCTGTCTGGGAGTCCTGAGTGTTTGCCTGCTGGCTGGACTCATCGTCCTTGGTGTCCGTC ATCATATCTCGGGTGAGATGGCTGCAGATCCCTTCGCCAACCAAGACCATCTGA AGAAAACATGTCCTGCAGGATGGAGGACGTTCAGCTGTTCTTGTTACATCCTTTCTACAACATCTGGTTCCTGGGATCAAGGCAGAGAAGACtgcagaggcagaggaggagatcTGGTGGTGATAGACAGCGATGAAGAACAG AAATTTCTCTCTGAATTCACCAAAGAACTCTGCTGGATTGgtttaaatgacaaagaaacagAAGGGACCTggagatgggtggatggaagtCCCTTGAATCTGAC gttcTGGGCAAGTGAACAACCAGACAATGGCAATGACGACCCAAAGTGGGGTGAAGAGGACTGTGTACATATCAGGACACATGACAGCACACTTTGGAATGATTTATCATGTGCAGATTCTTTGCAGTGGATCTGTGAAAAGTTTCCAATGTAG